TTGATAAAATAAAAGCAGGAGACAAGATCAATAAAATTGTAATCACAGAAAGCAAGTAGGCAGTGGCAGCAGCAGTTTGCAGCCAACAGCTAATAGCAATTTGTAATATTCGTAACAAGATTCGTTAATTAGTAACCAGAAAATCGAACTTCTAAATGAACTTAGAATTACTAAATAAAAATGCATTGATTTGCGGAAGCACGCAGGGAATCGGCAAAGCATCTGCAATTGAAATTTCAAAATTGGGGGCGAACGTTACACTTATTGCACGCGATGAAAATAAATTGAAGGAAGTTGTAAAAATACTCGACACCTCCAAAAAGCAAAAGCATAATTACATTGTTGCAGATTTTTCAAAACCCGATGAACTGAAAAAGAAAATCGAAGCGCACACGAAAAAAAATATTGTTCACATTCTTCTGAATAATACCGGAGGACCGGCAGGCGGACCTATCATAGATGCAAAGACGGAAGAATTCACTCAGGCATTTTCGAATCATCTTATCTGCAATCATATTTTGACGCAGGCGGTGATTGACGGAATGAAAAAAGAAAAATACGGACGCATCATAAATATTATTTCTACTTCGGTGAAACAACCGATAAAAGGATTGGGCGTTTCAAATACAATTCGCGCTGCGGTGGCAAACTGGTCAAAAACTTTAGCGATGGAACTCGGACAATTCGGAATCACAGTGAATAATATTTTACCTGGCGCCACGAATACCGAACGATTAAAATCCCTTCAGGAAATCCGCGCGAAGAAAGCCGGAATGAGTTTAACAGAAGAGCAAAATGATTGGCTGAAAGAAATTCCTATAGGAAGATTTGCTGACGCTTCTGAAATTGCAAACGCGGTTGCGTTCCTTGCGTCACCTGCAGCCTCTTACATAAATGGAATAAATCTTCCGGTGGATGGGGGAAGAACCAACTCTCTTTAAAATTTTCTTATGGCAGTAACTCCATCCACCATGATTTCGCTCGGGACAAAAGCTCCTGATTTTACTTTGCCCGATACAGCTTCGGGAATAAATATTTCCCTTCATTCACTTTCAGGAAGGGCAACGGTGATTATGTTCATCTGCAATCATTGCCCGTTTGTGAAGCACGTGAACAAAGAATTAGTGCAACTGGCAAATGATTACATCCCCAAAGGAATTTCTTTCATCGCAATTTCTTCCAACGATGTTGCAAATTATCCTGAAGATTCTCCGGAGAAAATGAAACAAGCTACGAAAGATTTAAAATATCCCTTTCCATATCTCTACGATGAATCGCAGAATGTAGCACGCGCATACGATGCTGCATGCACGCCTGATTTTTTTATTTACGATAAAGATTTGAAATTAGTTTATCGGGGGCAATTGGATGATTCTCGCCCTTCAAACGGAATTCCGGTTACAGGAAAAGATATTCGTAATGCGCTTGATAATCTGCTCGCAGGAAAATTAATTTCTGCAGAGCAGAAGCCAAGCATTGGCTGTAACATCAAGTGGAAGAAGTAATCATTTAATCGCTGCAATCTTTTTGTATCTTCGCTTTCCTCTATGGAAAACAAGAAAATATCTCTCGGATTATTCGGGTTCGGCTGCGTGGGTCAAGGGCTTTACGATGTATTGAACCAATCACAAAGTTTGGAAGCAAGCATCGAAAAAATTTGTGTAAAGGATAGAAATAAAACCCGCAGGTTAGATGCAAATCGTTTTACGTACGACAAAAAAGATATTCTCTCAAGAAAAGATTTGGATGTTGTGGTGGAATTAATAAGCGACACCGATGCCGCGTTTGAAATTGTAAGCACCGCGATGAAAAACGGAGTGAGCGTGGTGAGCGCAAGCAAAGAAATGCTGGCAAAATATTTTCCCGAACTTTATAAACTTCAGCAGCAGAATAATGTTTCTTTGATTTACGAAGGAAGCGTGGGCGGAAGTATTCCCATTCTCAGAAACCTCGAAGAATATTATGACAACGAACTTTTGCAAAGTGTTCGCGCCATTCTGAATGGCACATGCAATTATATTCTTACAAGAATGGAACTGGAAGGGAAAGATTATTCTGAAATTCTGAAAGACGCGCAGGCAAGCGGTTTTGCCGAAGCAGATCCCTGGCTCGATGTTTCGGGTTGTGATGCGAAATATAAAATTCTTCTCATAGCTGTTCACGCATTCGGATTGTTGCTGAAGCCCGAACAAATTATGAATCTCGGAATTCAGAATGTGCGTTACGAAGATATTTTATATGCAAAGGAAAAAGGTTTGCGAATAAAACTTCTCACGCGCGCTGAAAAAATAGGAGACAAGTATCGCGTGTATGTGATGCCGCATTTCATAGACAAAACTTCTGAACTTTTCAATGTTCTGTATGAATACAACGCGGTGGAAGTGGAAGGAGCGTTTTCGTGCAAGCAAACTTTCACCGGCAAAGGAGCGGGAAGCCATCCCACGGGAAGCGCGGTGCTTTCAGATATTTCTGCGCTCACGTACAATTACCGCTACGGCTACAAGAAGTTGAAGAAATTTATGAATGGCAATGGTTCTGTTCCTGATTCAGCAAAACTTTTAGATACAGATTTTAAAATCAAAGTGTATGTGCGTTTCTCCAATAAATCTGAAATAGAAAAACTGGAAATTGTTTCAATAGAAGAAGAATATAAATCAGCAAAAAATAATTACATCATCGCAACAGTAAATTTTAAATCGCTGTTTCATTTCGCAGGAAACAAAAACAGCAAAGTTTTTATTTGTGCAATATAAATTTAGTTGTTGGTTGGTTGGTTTTTAGTTATAGTTCTTTTGTTGTTAGTTTTAGTTAAAAATCAAAACCGACAACTATCCAATCAAAATCATAAACCAAAAACTGAAATATGCATTTAGAAATTATCACCCCCGACAAAAAACTTTTCAGCGGAGAAGTTAAATCCGTAAATCTTCCCGGTTCTGCCGGCTATTTTGGGGTTTTGAAAAATCACGCGCCATTAATTTCCTCTCTTAAAAAAGGAAATGTAAAAGTAGTAGACGAGCAAAAGCAAACTCATTCTTTTCCTGTGAAAGGCGGTGTTGTGGAAGTTCTGAAAAATAAAATCACCGTACTCGCTGAATGAGTAAAAAGAAGATGTCCGCTGGTCGGAATTTAAAATTCCAATCCACTATTACTACTTCTTCAGCAAAAAACGAACGCCTCTTTTCAATTATTGTTTTCGCATTTGCCTTTTTAATTTACAGCAACACGCTGAATCACGGCTATGTGCTGGACGATGATGTGGTGTACCTGAAAAATTCTCTCGTGCAAAAAGGCATGAGCGGCATCAAGGAAATTTTTTCTCACAGTTTTATTTACGGCTTCACCGGCCACAATGACCAATCGTACCGCCCGATGGTGCAGGTGGTATATGCAATTGAAAAAAGTTTATTCGATAACAATCCGCACGCAATGCATTTTGTGAATGTGCTGTTGTTTGCATTATCCTGTTTGCTGCTTTATAAATTGCTTCAGAAGTTATTTGCGCGCTTTTCATTTTCATTACTCACTTCTCACTTCTCGCTTCTTGCCGCTTTGTTGTTTGCTGCTCATCCCATCCATACCGAAGCGGCTGCTAACATAAAAGGGCTGGATGATATTTTAAATTTTTTGTTTTTGATTTTATCGCTACTGTTCATCTTCCGCCATGTTGAAACCGGGAAGAAATTATTTCTCGGCCTTTCGGTTTTATTTTTCTTTCTATCGCTCCTCTGCAAAGAAATGGCGGTGACCTTTCTCGTTATTATTCCCATGACGGTTTTCTTTTTCACGAATCAATCACTGAAAAAAATATTGACAGGAATGGCGCCATATGCTGGGGCATTCATCATTTATTTCCTTATCCGGAAATCTGTGCTGGAGGTTGTAACCTTCGAAGAAAAAATGAAAGTGGTGAACAATGCGCTTGCCGCAGCAACAACCGAATCCGACAGAATCGCAACAGCCATTTACATTCTCGGAAAATATATTTTGCTTTTATTTTTTCCGCATCCGCTTTCGTGGGATTATTCTTACAACCAGATTCCGATAGTGTCTTTTACAGACATTAAAACAATTATTACACTGCTGGTTTTTGCCGCGCTGGGAATTTATGCGGCTTTAACTTTTAAAAAGAAAAATATTTTTTCATACTGCATTTTATTTTTCTTCATCACCATGTCGGTCGTGTCAAATATTTTTATCATGATTGGTTCTACGTTGGGAGAACGGTTTTTATTCGCGCCTTCTCTCGCCTTCTGCATTGCGGTTCCGTTTTTCCTTCAGCGGTTCGGAAAAAATATTTTATTTGGAAGCATCGGAGCAGTTCTTCTTTTGTTTTCCTTCAAAACTTTTACCCGCAACAATGACTGGAAAGATAATTTTTCCCTCTTTGCATCAGGCGTGGAAGCAACGCCCAACAGTTCGCGGGCAGAGAGTGCGCTTGGCTCTGCCTATCGCGACATGGCGGAAAAAGAAACAGACCCTGCCCAACGCAATGCGTTATATCAAAAAGCAATTCCCTACTATCTGAAAGCAATTGAAATCCTGCCGGAGAATACCGAAGCGCTGTACAACGCAGGTGTTACTTATTACGGAATGGGCGACAAAGAAAATGCGCTTAAGATGTACGGGCAAACTTTAAAAGTTTCTCCCGAATATACCAACGCGGCAAATAACATTGGCGTTATTTATTTTGAACGGAAAGAATATGAAACAGCAAAAAAATATTTTGAGCAGGCGCTGAAGTACCAGCCCAACAACGCAGACGCAATGGGAAATCTCGGAGCCATTAATCACAATCTCGGGAATCTGAAAGAAGCAGTTGACTATTATAAAAAAGCGCTGGCTATAAATCCTGCCAATCAAAATGTAAAAAGCAATCTTGAAAAAGCCGAACAGGCATTGGCAAATAGTCATTAATATTTTCCCGCTTGTTTATTTTTTGTGTTGCATAATTCTTCTGGCATGGTGGCAATATTAATTGCTTCGCTGAGAAGATAAGTCGGGGCGCTGCCTATATGCAGCAATTTATAATACGCTGTCTTGGCGCATGGATTTTCATCTGTAAAATAATAGGCAATATCATTTGAGATGGGAACGCCAATTCCATTTTTGGTGCCGATGGTTTCAAAATTTTTCCCATCGGAAGAACGGAAAATAATATACGTGCCGTCCGCATGTTGGTTTGCCACCAGCCATTTCAGGTACACTTTCCCTTCGTTATACGTTGCCGTGAACAGCTTTATTTCGGCAATGCTGTCTTCCACATAGCGCGTACTGTCTCCGCCTTTGGAAACATACACCAGTTGCGCTTTTGCATTTGTATTTCCCAGCAGGAAAACAGCGCAGGCAATTGCAAAAAGTTTTTTCATTTTGTTTTTATTTGATGATTATTTTTTCTTCTGAAGTTTTGTCCATGTTCGAAACAGTCACAAAATAAATTCCTGCCGGAAATTTATTTTCCACCGGAATGCTTAGCGTTTCATTCTCCGATTGCGGAATTGTTTTTGCTGTGTAATGCTCCTTTCCTAAAACATCGCGGATGGAAAGCATAGATTCCTTTCCCATGCTTTCGGAAATAGTTACATGAATGATTTCAGAAGCCGGATTCGGATACACACTGACAGCGTTTTCGCTTTGCAGGTTCACCGAAACAATTTTGCTGTAAGAAAAATTTCCATTGCTGTCGGTTTCCTTCAGGCGGTAATAGGAAACTCCGCCATAGGGATTTTCATCCTGCGCGCTGTAATGAATAATGGCGGAAGAATTTCCTGCGGCATTTATTATTTCAACTGTTGAAAAAGTTGTTCCGTCTTTCGAGCGCTCAAGCGCAAAAGAAGAAGTGCTGCTTTCCGAAGCAGTCGCCCAGGTTGTTGCCACAATTCTTCCTTCCGCCTTCGCAGAAAAATCCATCATTGTTACGCCAAGAATTTCAGGAGCGCCCCCGGTATTTGCCAAAGAAAATTTATTTCCGTTGAAGGAAGAAAAATTTCCCGAGAGCATATTTCCCCAGTAATTGCTTCCGCAGGAAAATCCCCAGGGAGTATGGCTCAAATCAACCCACGCGGCAGAGCCGTCATCCTGCAATACGGTGACGGGCGGAAGCGTTTGCACGTTGTCATTTACTCCCGCGCATCCGAAATAAATTCTCACCTGCCCCATATCGAGCGGTGTGGCGGGCGATTGCGAAATGGCATGATAGCGCACATACGATGCGTTTGAAATTCCAGCCGGCTTTGTGTAACCCAGCGCTTCGGCAGAACTGTCAATCATTTCGGCAGTGTAAGAAGTGGAGTCGCTGGTTTGCTGGTCAAGAGTTAAATCAATTCTGCGGTACGAATTATTTTTCCCAACCGGAAAAAGTTTTGTGATGCCGTAATCACTATTCACAATGTGGCGCAGGGGGCCTTTCACAAAACTGCTGTCCTGCGGAAAGCATTGCAGCGCAATGGAAGCAGATGAGCCGCAGGTTAAAATATTTACGGAGGATGTTGTGATGTGCCCGTCTTTCAATGTAAGCGTTCCGTTCACGGTGGCCGGAGCGTTCAGGCGAAGCGCTTCGGCAGGAGTGGAATTATTTATAGTGAGGTTGTTGAAAGCACTTGTTGAACTTCCGCTGATGATTTGAAGCGCACTTCCGTTAAAAGTTATTTTATTCGCGCCCGCGTTAAAAGTTCCGCTGTTCGTCCAGTTTCCGCTGATGGTTAAATCGGCATTTGCGGTGAATGTTCCGTTAACGGTAAGATTCGTGCAGGAAAAATTTGAATCGAGCGTTACGGTGTTTCCTGAATTTATGGTTACATCATTTCCTGCGGAAGGCGCAGCCGTTGCCGTTGCGCAGCCGCATTCCGGAATTTTCCAGGAGGAAGCGCTGCTCCAGTTTCCGCTGTTTCCGCTCACATACGTAAAAGAAGCAGGATAAGAAAAATAAACCCGGAACCGCGCTGGCGCTGTTTGCGCAATCACCGGAAGCGAAATAGTGTAGGTGCTTGCCGTGCGCATTTCGTATAATTGCCCGGTGGATAAATCTTTCATCTTGATGCAAACGCCCGAAGTAAAGGGTCCTGTTTCTTCGGGTGTAATGCTGTACGTTCCTGCCGTACCTATTTTTAAAAATACATCCGTAGTAGTGCGCGTAGAAAATTCCGGCATTGCATTGATGGAAAGTTCTTCCGCAGCGCTGTCCTTGGTGAAAATATTCGGCACGGCAGCGTTGAATGAAAAAAGTTTATACGCATCGTAATTGCTGTCGAAACCAAAAGTCGCGCTGTCAAGGTAGCGGATAATGGTTTCATCGGAATAACTTGCGCGCGCAATTTTAATTTTCAGCGCATCGGTTACCTGCGCATTCATCATCTGAAAACAGAGGATGAAAACTGAAACGGCAAAAAGTTTTTTCATGGTTCTATTTATTTAGGTTTGACTTCGGAAAGGAGTTGAGGAATTTTTGCAAAATCCATTGCCTTATCCAGAAAATAATCGGCTCCGTATTTTTCGGCAGCCGCTTTAATAAAAGCATCCGCCATGTTGGTAAGTATCACCACCACTATTTCGGGATGCTGCTGCTTGAGCACTTTCAGAAAAAGAATTCCGTTGCCATCGGGAAGTTGTATGTCTAATATGATAAGGTCGGGTTTGTGTTGTTCAACCAGTGTTTTTGCTTCGCCTATGGTGGTTGCCGTGTTGAGCACTTCCACCGTTTTCACATCGAGCAGCATTTCTTTTAAGTGGGAGAGGATGATTTGCGAATCATCCACCAGCAGTACGTTTAATTTTTTTTCCATACAAAAAATTTATGAAACAAAGGAACAGCATGGCAGCCATTCGGGAAATAGAAAGGACTATGCTTATTGCGTAATGCGGAATTATTTTTTTCGTAATAAGAATTTATGTTCTTGTAGTACTTGTACTACAAAGCCATCCTTTTCCCCTCTGATAATAAATAAAAAAGCCCCGGCATTTCTGCCAAGGGCTTTTACCAAAAAGAAACCGGGACTTTAATTAAACCGTTTAATATTTATTTTTATTCCGGCAGAAAGAAGCAGGGAGAAATTATTCTTCTCACGGAACCAGAATAAATTCTGCTGCGGGCAGTTCAGGGTTGTATAATAGCCCGCGCCCGCTGAAAAAAATAACTGGAGCGGACCCGTAATATATTTATTCATGCCGAAGCCGATATGCTGTTCAAGTGTTTTGATTCGCGCGCCCGCATAGTAATCCGAGAATTCCGGATTCAGTGAACTTTCCTGATGAACCACATAATTTCCCAGCAGGGCGTTGTAATGCCAACCTATATCATAGAACAAAAAAATTTCTGCGGCATCGCCCGGGTTAATAGTGAACGAATAATTTCCGCGCAAGCCGGAAATATTATTGCTGCGGTTCTGAATATTTATTCCTGCCGAAAAACTTTGCCGCTCGGTATTCAATGCAAGTTGCGGAGAAACCGAAGCGCCAATTCCGCTGCCGCTCACCATTTCGCGGAGCGATGCGCTTATGGTTTGCGCGCGTGTTATTTCCATTCGGAAGAAAAAAATAAAGACGGGCAGCAGTAGTAATGTTGTTTTTGTTTTCATGTTTATAAATTTTAGTTGATGATTTTTTATGAAACAACGGAAAGCAAGCCGCGCCACGCGGGAAATAGAAGCAACTATGTGTTTCGTGTAAAAAGAAAAAATGGAAAACGTAGTGGTTAGAACTACAAATAATAAATTCTCAGAGGAAGGAACGCTGCGCTGTTGCGGAGGTGTGATTCGAACACACGACCTTTGGATTATGAGCCCAACGAGCTACCCCTGCTCTACTCCGCGGTGTTAAACTATAAAAAATTAATTTACCAGATTGTTGCGGATGGCATAATTTATCAGGTCGGCATTGTTCTTCATTCCCATTTTTTCAAGAAGGCGGTGGCGGAAGGTGCTGATGGCGGGAACGCTGAGCGAAAGTTCTTTGGCAATCTGCGAAACCTGTTTTCCTTTGGCAATGAGAATGAACGTCTGGTATTCGCGGTCGGATAAAAGTTCGTGCAGCGGTTTGTTTTCGGGATGCTTCATTTGTTCCAGCATGAGCGCGGCAACGGAAGGAGGCAGGTATTGTTTTCCGCTCAGCACCTGCTGCACCGCTTTGATGAGTTCTTCGTCCACCGAATTTTTTGAAACGTATCCCATGGCTCCCGCTTTTAATGCGCGCAGCGAAATCTGCTCTTCGGGATGCATGCTGAAAACCAATACGGGAATTTTTGTGTGTTCCGCTTCCAGTTGATGCAGCACTTCCAATCCGTTTCTGCCGGGCATGTCTATATCGAGAATCAGTAAGTCCCATTCTTTTTCTTTCAGCCGTTTAAAAACTTCTGCCGCACCGCTTGCTTCCCCGAATTCCACGCTGCTGAATCCGTCAGAAAGAAGTTGCTTCACGCCTTTGCGAATGGCGGAATGGTCATCGGCTATGAGGATGTGTTTCATTACTACTAAATACTAATCAATACTAATGTACTAATTGTTGCCTGTTTTGATTGGTATATTGGTGCGGATTGGTATTTAGTAGGGTTCATCGGTGTAATCATATTCTTGCTGTTAACGTAACTGTTGTTCCTTTTCCCTGTTCGCTTTTTATTTCGAGAGATGCTCCGGCAATATTCGCGCGCTCGCGCATGCCGAGC
The sequence above is drawn from the Bacteroidota bacterium genome and encodes:
- the atpC gene encoding ATP synthase F1 subunit epsilon; the protein is MHLEIITPDKKLFSGEVKSVNLPGSAGYFGVLKNHAPLISSLKKGNVKVVDEQKQTHSFPVKGGVVEVLKNKITVLAE
- a CDS encoding homoserine dehydrogenase; amino-acid sequence: MENKKISLGLFGFGCVGQGLYDVLNQSQSLEASIEKICVKDRNKTRRLDANRFTYDKKDILSRKDLDVVVELISDTDAAFEIVSTAMKNGVSVVSASKEMLAKYFPELYKLQQQNNVSLIYEGSVGGSIPILRNLEEYYDNELLQSVRAILNGTCNYILTRMELEGKDYSEILKDAQASGFAEADPWLDVSGCDAKYKILLIAVHAFGLLLKPEQIMNLGIQNVRYEDILYAKEKGLRIKLLTRAEKIGDKYRVYVMPHFIDKTSELFNVLYEYNAVEVEGAFSCKQTFTGKGAGSHPTGSAVLSDISALTYNYRYGYKKLKKFMNGNGSVPDSAKLLDTDFKIKVYVRFSNKSEIEKLEIVSIEEEYKSAKNNYIIATVNFKSLFHFAGNKNSKVFICAI
- a CDS encoding T9SS type A sorting domain-containing protein: MKKLFAVSVFILCFQMMNAQVTDALKIKIARASYSDETIIRYLDSATFGFDSNYDAYKLFSFNAAVPNIFTKDSAAEELSINAMPEFSTRTTTDVFLKIGTAGTYSITPEETGPFTSGVCIKMKDLSTGQLYEMRTASTYTISLPVIAQTAPARFRVYFSYPASFTYVSGNSGNWSSASSWKIPECGCATATAAPSAGNDVTINSGNTVTLDSNFSCTNLTVNGTFTANADLTISGNWTNSGTFNAGANKITFNGSALQIISGSSTSAFNNLTINNSTPAEALRLNAPATVNGTLTLKDGHITTSSVNILTCGSSASIALQCFPQDSSFVKGPLRHIVNSDYGITKLFPVGKNNSYRRIDLTLDQQTSDSTSYTAEMIDSSAEALGYTKPAGISNASYVRYHAISQSPATPLDMGQVRIYFGCAGVNDNVQTLPPVTVLQDDGSAAWVDLSHTPWGFSCGSNYWGNMLSGNFSSFNGNKFSLANTGGAPEILGVTMMDFSAKAEGRIVATTWATASESSTSSFALERSKDGTTFSTVEIINAAGNSSAIIHYSAQDENPYGGVSYYRLKETDSNGNFSYSKIVSVNLQSENAVSVYPNPASEIIHVTISESMGKESMLSIRDVLGKEHYTAKTIPQSENETLSIPVENKFPAGIYFVTVSNMDKTSEEKIIIK
- a CDS encoding response regulator transcription factor — protein: MEKKLNVLLVDDSQIILSHLKEMLLDVKTVEVLNTATTIGEAKTLVEQHKPDLIILDIQLPDGNGILFLKVLKQQHPEIVVVILTNMADAFIKAAAEKYGADYFLDKAMDFAKIPQLLSEVKPK
- a CDS encoding SDR family oxidoreductase, whose translation is MNLELLNKNALICGSTQGIGKASAIEISKLGANVTLIARDENKLKEVVKILDTSKKQKHNYIVADFSKPDELKKKIEAHTKKNIVHILLNNTGGPAGGPIIDAKTEEFTQAFSNHLICNHILTQAVIDGMKKEKYGRIINIISTSVKQPIKGLGVSNTIRAAVANWSKTLAMELGQFGITVNNILPGATNTERLKSLQEIRAKKAGMSLTEEQNDWLKEIPIGRFADASEIANAVAFLASPAASYINGINLPVDGGRTNSL
- a CDS encoding response regulator transcription factor, producing MKHILIADDHSAIRKGVKQLLSDGFSSVEFGEASGAAEVFKRLKEKEWDLLILDIDMPGRNGLEVLHQLEAEHTKIPVLVFSMHPEEQISLRALKAGAMGYVSKNSVDEELIKAVQQVLSGKQYLPPSVAALMLEQMKHPENKPLHELLSDREYQTFILIAKGKQVSQIAKELSLSVPAISTFRHRLLEKMGMKNNADLINYAIRNNLVN
- a CDS encoding tetratricopeptide repeat protein, whose amino-acid sequence is MSKKKMSAGRNLKFQSTITTSSAKNERLFSIIVFAFAFLIYSNTLNHGYVLDDDVVYLKNSLVQKGMSGIKEIFSHSFIYGFTGHNDQSYRPMVQVVYAIEKSLFDNNPHAMHFVNVLLFALSCLLLYKLLQKLFARFSFSLLTSHFSLLAALLFAAHPIHTEAAANIKGLDDILNFLFLILSLLFIFRHVETGKKLFLGLSVLFFFLSLLCKEMAVTFLVIIPMTVFFFTNQSLKKILTGMAPYAGAFIIYFLIRKSVLEVVTFEEKMKVVNNALAAATTESDRIATAIYILGKYILLLFFPHPLSWDYSYNQIPIVSFTDIKTIITLLVFAALGIYAALTFKKKNIFSYCILFFFITMSVVSNIFIMIGSTLGERFLFAPSLAFCIAVPFFLQRFGKNILFGSIGAVLLLFSFKTFTRNNDWKDNFSLFASGVEATPNSSRAESALGSAYRDMAEKETDPAQRNALYQKAIPYYLKAIEILPENTEALYNAGVTYYGMGDKENALKMYGQTLKVSPEYTNAANNIGVIYFERKEYETAKKYFEQALKYQPNNADAMGNLGAINHNLGNLKEAVDYYKKALAINPANQNVKSNLEKAEQALANSH
- a CDS encoding thioredoxin family protein; translation: MAVTPSTMISLGTKAPDFTLPDTASGINISLHSLSGRATVIMFICNHCPFVKHVNKELVQLANDYIPKGISFIAISSNDVANYPEDSPEKMKQATKDLKYPFPYLYDESQNVARAYDAACTPDFFIYDKDLKLVYRGQLDDSRPSNGIPVTGKDIRNALDNLLAGKLISAEQKPSIGCNIKWKK